A section of the Paenibacillus aurantius genome encodes:
- a CDS encoding alpha/beta hydrolase family protein yields MSFNYSMDAYVKRLYGEAAQRRSGRPEEGTEAWREALLGGLRQALGRLPDEDAASPLEPVLLETKDYGDFVMERVAYSTIPSVTVPVLVLKPKDGEGPWPAVIACHGHGNGQLDAVGMDPEEALLDQPGIHNRFAVELVKRGLLVVIPEIMGFGLRRITEEMRKKPHLSSCATLSSHLLMQGSTLAGIRVYEARRAIDYLQSRNDVDSQRVGIIGFSGGGLVAAYTAALDDRISAAVLTGWTNTFEGSILSVTHCIDNYLPGILNEAEQQELVGLIAPRPLFVEAGEGDRLFPVEHVRKAAAYLEGVYERMGAGGQFGLDVFPGGHEISGRISFDWLADRLFR; encoded by the coding sequence ATGTCTTTCAATTATTCGATGGATGCTTATGTGAAAAGGCTGTATGGGGAAGCGGCGCAGCGGCGCAGCGGCCGGCCGGAGGAAGGGACGGAAGCGTGGAGGGAAGCCCTGCTGGGAGGCTTGCGTCAAGCGCTTGGCCGTCTTCCTGATGAGGATGCGGCTTCGCCGCTTGAACCGGTCCTTCTGGAAACGAAGGACTATGGGGATTTTGTTATGGAGCGTGTGGCCTATTCCACTATACCTTCCGTAACGGTTCCGGTTCTGGTGCTCAAGCCGAAAGACGGAGAAGGTCCATGGCCGGCGGTTATCGCCTGTCATGGCCACGGGAACGGGCAGCTCGATGCCGTCGGCATGGATCCGGAGGAAGCCCTTCTGGACCAGCCGGGCATCCACAACCGCTTTGCGGTGGAACTGGTCAAGCGCGGTCTTCTCGTGGTCATCCCCGAGATCATGGGGTTCGGCTTGCGGAGAATAACGGAGGAGATGCGGAAGAAGCCTCACTTGAGCTCCTGTGCTACTCTGTCGTCCCACCTGTTGATGCAGGGCAGCACGTTGGCCGGGATCCGGGTCTACGAAGCGAGGAGAGCGATCGACTACCTCCAGTCCCGGAACGATGTGGACTCGCAACGGGTGGGGATCATCGGCTTCTCGGGAGGCGGATTGGTCGCCGCCTACACGGCTGCTTTGGATGACCGGATTTCGGCCGCCGTCTTGACCGGCTGGACCAATACCTTCGAAGGAAGTATCCTGAGCGTGACTCACTGCATCGACAACTACCTGCCGGGGATTCTGAACGAGGCGGAGCAGCAGGAACTGGTGGGGCTGATCGCTCCCCGGCCGCTATTTGTAGAGGCGGGAGAAGGGGACCGGCTGTTTCCGGTGGAGCATGTGAGGAAAGCGGCGGCCTATCTGGAGGGAGTCTACGAGAGGATGGGAGCCGGCGGCCAATTCGGGCTGGATGTGTTTCCGGGCGGGCATGAAATTTCCGGAAGAATCTCCTTTGACTGGCTCGCCGACCGGCTTTTCAGGTAA
- a CDS encoding family 78 glycoside hydrolase catalytic domain produces MTIQVTACRTEYETNPVGLDERKPRLFWRLESDRRNARQTAYQILVSSTRERISREEGDLWDSGRVESGESTHIVYEGKALQSDTSYWWKVRVWDEDNQASEWSETASWAMGILERGEWKAKWIGRKAKPDLELQPSPYLRKEFSVRKGLRRAVVYATALGLFQLRVNGSPVGHLFAPGWTDYDKRVQVHAYDITGLLSEGDNAFGAIIGDGWYAGTVGFLGRHVYGERPFFLMQASLEYEDGSQELVITDGSWRTSEGPIRYSDMILGETYDARLELTGWDRPGFDAAAWEEPDVRAGYNGILSAAVEPPIRITQSMQPASVRRTEAGTYIYDMGQNMVGWTDVRVKGEAGTKVSLSHAEMLNPDGTLYLDNLRKAVQQDHYILKGDGEERYEPHFTFHGFRYVELIGYPGEADLSTITGKVIHSDTPVTGTLETSDPMVNQLFSNITWGQRGNFLSVPTDCPQRDERLGWTGDAQIFARTASYHMDVSRFFTKFVGDMIDCQQPSGAFTDVAPDAGWIRHKMWNTRLNWFAPDNAGWGDAGVIIPWTLYLMYGDKRILETHYGAMVRWVEYLTNNTDGLIRPDYANYGDWLSIDADTPNEVLATAYFAYSTKVLAQIAGALGRTADQDKYEAHFASIAEAFRRAFVEEDGRIHGETQTVYVLALQFGLLTERLKPLALARLTADIRERGNRLSTGFLGVGYLLPALTDSGELEVAYTLLTQEAFPSWMYSIKHGATTIWERWDGWTEEKGFQTPSMNSFNHYSLGSVGEWMFRYMAGIEADPNAPGFRRAILRPQPGGRLTSVKASYDSLYGRYSIEWQLSDSGQLTLEVEIPANAAAIVEVPGKDILLDGKPAEGGRPAAGQEQGMAVELGSGKYTFTSTLVSRQSLNV; encoded by the coding sequence ATGACCATCCAAGTGACGGCCTGCCGGACCGAATACGAGACGAACCCGGTAGGATTGGACGAAAGGAAGCCCCGCCTGTTCTGGCGATTGGAATCGGACCGCAGGAATGCGCGGCAAACGGCCTATCAGATTCTGGTGTCCTCAACCCGCGAACGCATCAGCCGGGAAGAAGGGGACCTGTGGGACAGCGGCCGGGTAGAGAGCGGGGAGTCTACCCATATTGTTTATGAGGGGAAAGCCCTTCAATCGGACACCTCCTATTGGTGGAAGGTTCGCGTATGGGACGAGGACAACCAAGCCTCGGAGTGGAGCGAGACGGCCTCCTGGGCGATGGGCATCCTCGAGCGCGGAGAATGGAAGGCCAAGTGGATCGGGCGCAAAGCCAAGCCGGATCTGGAGCTGCAGCCCTCCCCATACTTGCGCAAGGAATTCTCGGTTCGTAAAGGACTTCGGCGGGCGGTGGTCTATGCAACGGCGCTCGGATTGTTTCAGTTAAGAGTAAACGGCTCTCCGGTAGGCCATTTGTTTGCCCCCGGCTGGACGGATTACGACAAACGCGTTCAAGTTCACGCTTATGACATCACGGGTCTTCTATCTGAGGGTGACAATGCGTTCGGCGCCATAATAGGAGACGGCTGGTATGCTGGAACGGTAGGCTTCCTGGGTCGGCATGTGTACGGGGAAAGGCCTTTTTTCCTGATGCAGGCCAGCCTGGAGTATGAAGACGGCAGCCAAGAGCTCGTCATCACGGACGGCTCTTGGCGCACCTCGGAGGGACCGATCCGCTATTCGGATATGATTCTCGGGGAGACCTACGATGCGAGGCTCGAGCTAACGGGGTGGGATCGACCCGGCTTCGATGCGGCCGCCTGGGAAGAACCCGATGTCCGAGCCGGTTACAATGGAATCCTGTCGGCGGCCGTGGAACCACCCATCCGGATTACGCAATCGATGCAGCCTGCATCCGTCCGCCGGACGGAAGCAGGCACCTATATCTATGACATGGGCCAGAACATGGTCGGCTGGACGGACGTCCGCGTGAAGGGTGAGGCGGGCACGAAGGTGTCCTTAAGCCACGCCGAGATGCTGAATCCGGATGGAACGCTCTACCTGGACAACCTGCGTAAGGCCGTTCAGCAGGATCACTATATTCTGAAGGGCGACGGAGAAGAGCGTTATGAGCCTCATTTTACCTTTCACGGTTTCCGTTATGTGGAGCTGATCGGCTACCCGGGTGAGGCGGATTTGTCCACGATTACCGGCAAAGTCATTCACTCCGATACCCCGGTAACCGGCACTCTGGAAACGTCCGATCCGATGGTCAATCAGCTGTTCTCCAATATCACCTGGGGGCAGCGGGGAAATTTTCTATCGGTTCCGACGGACTGTCCGCAGCGCGATGAGAGGCTGGGCTGGACAGGAGACGCCCAGATTTTTGCCCGTACGGCTTCCTATCATATGGATGTTTCTCGGTTCTTTACCAAATTCGTAGGGGACATGATCGATTGCCAGCAGCCGTCCGGCGCCTTTACCGACGTGGCTCCGGATGCGGGCTGGATCCGGCACAAGATGTGGAATACCCGTCTGAACTGGTTCGCTCCGGATAACGCGGGCTGGGGCGATGCGGGCGTTATCATTCCTTGGACGCTGTACCTGATGTACGGGGATAAGCGCATTCTCGAGACCCATTACGGAGCCATGGTCCGCTGGGTAGAGTACTTGACGAATAACACAGACGGGCTGATCCGGCCGGATTACGCCAACTACGGCGATTGGCTGTCCATTGATGCGGATACGCCGAACGAGGTGCTGGCCACCGCGTATTTTGCCTACAGCACGAAGGTGCTGGCCCAAATCGCGGGGGCCCTGGGCCGCACGGCCGATCAGGACAAATATGAAGCCCATTTCGCCAGTATAGCAGAAGCCTTCCGCCGGGCATTCGTGGAGGAAGACGGCCGGATTCATGGAGAGACGCAGACCGTTTATGTGCTTGCTCTTCAATTCGGGCTGCTTACCGAGAGGCTGAAGCCGCTTGCCCTTGCCCGTCTCACGGCGGATATCCGGGAGCGCGGCAATCGTTTGTCCACCGGCTTCCTCGGAGTGGGCTATCTGCTTCCGGCCCTGACCGACAGCGGTGAGCTCGAAGTTGCTTATACGCTTCTGACCCAGGAAGCCTTCCCTTCCTGGATGTACTCGATCAAGCACGGGGCTACGACCATCTGGGAAAGATGGGACGGATGGACCGAGGAGAAAGGCTTCCAAACTCCATCCATGAACTCATTTAATCATTATTCCTTAGGTTCCGTAGGGGAGTGGATGTTCCGCTATATGGCGGGCATAGAAGCCGATCCAAACGCACCCGGTTTCCGCCGTGCCATCCTTCGCCCGCAGCCGGGAGGCCGGTTAACCAGCGTCAAAGCTTCTTATGATTCGCTTTACGGTCGTTACTCCATAGAATGGCAGTTATCCGATTCGGGCCAGCTGACGCTGGAGGTCGAAATCCCGGCTAACGCAGCGGCCATCGTGGAGGTTCCGGGCAAGGATATCCTCTTAGACGGAAAACCGGCTGAAGGCGGAAGGCCGGCAGCGGGACAGGAGCAGGGAATGGCAGTTGAACTAGGCTCCGGCAAGTATACCTTCACCTCCACCTTGGTCTCCAGGCAATCCTTGAACGTTTAG
- a CDS encoding LacI family DNA-binding transcriptional regulator — protein sequence MKIEDIAKLAGVSKAAVSLALNGKPGIGAETRERILQIARESGYMPKSKSSETGPQKSLVFLAFTNSGIVLEEYYRQPFFRELIQHTEERCRSKGFSLLFRSVNMESFEQEIELVASEHRESGVILLGTNLSRPEIESISRKLPHLVVLDTSFETLPVHFVQINNGMGAYQAGSSLCRMGHTEIGYVASSVRINNFNDRRRGFETALAENGMSLAEKDVFTCSPTVLTSQPSLADQFAAYRKRQGRLPGALFCECDYIAISAIKTLTELGVRIPEEISVIGFDNISEAVIVSPELTTIHVEKERMAQLAVDLLVQTLEDPSLARVKTLVDTTYVERQSCRPPEVRTALNVNH from the coding sequence TTGAAAATAGAAGATATCGCCAAACTGGCCGGCGTTTCCAAAGCCGCTGTTTCCCTAGCCCTTAACGGTAAGCCCGGGATCGGGGCCGAGACACGGGAACGCATACTCCAGATCGCCCGGGAATCCGGTTACATGCCCAAAAGCAAATCCTCCGAGACCGGACCGCAGAAATCGCTGGTCTTTCTCGCCTTCACCAATTCAGGCATCGTGCTCGAAGAGTACTACCGGCAGCCTTTCTTTCGCGAGCTCATCCAGCACACGGAGGAACGCTGCCGATCCAAAGGCTTTTCCCTTCTGTTTCGTTCCGTGAACATGGAATCCTTCGAACAGGAGATTGAACTCGTGGCGTCGGAGCACCGGGAAAGCGGCGTTATTCTGCTCGGTACAAACCTAAGCCGCCCTGAGATCGAAAGCATTTCCCGAAAGCTGCCTCATCTGGTGGTGCTCGATACGTCCTTCGAAACGCTGCCGGTTCATTTTGTGCAGATCAATAATGGAATGGGGGCTTATCAAGCAGGCTCTTCGCTTTGCCGGATGGGTCATACCGAGATCGGGTATGTGGCCTCTTCCGTCCGAATCAACAATTTTAACGACCGGCGGCGGGGCTTCGAGACCGCCTTAGCCGAGAACGGGATGTCGCTGGCCGAAAAGGACGTTTTCACCTGCTCCCCCACCGTCCTGACCTCCCAGCCTTCGCTCGCCGACCAGTTTGCCGCTTACCGGAAACGCCAGGGAAGACTTCCGGGCGCGCTGTTCTGCGAATGCGATTATATCGCGATCTCTGCCATTAAAACGTTAACCGAGCTCGGGGTCCGCATTCCCGAAGAGATCTCCGTCATCGGGTTTGATAACATTTCCGAAGCGGTCATTGTTTCCCCTGAATTGACCACGATTCATGTAGAGAAGGAGAGAATGGCGCAGTTAGCCGTCGATCTGCTCGTGCAAACGTTGGAAGACCCTTCGCTCGCCCGTGTAAAGACTCTGGTAGACACCACCTATGTGGAGCGTCAGTCGTGCCGCCCGCCGGAAGTCCGGACCGCCTTAAACGTGAACCATTAG
- a CDS encoding alpha-L-fucosidase codes for MLTPTELEIMDTFLKAAGMPAEEKAEYLRRQLDNLSEEQLNEYAGKINRHQSTLNPEETYWFSLQEVKKLMQNEANRRKLEKRGLTYSNGEPSPMSGAELASMLKSNVRFKSTDGIKCPELKLVEEDLRWWRDAKLGMFIHWGAYSIIGRGEWVRHHEQIPEEEYRKIAMSFNPQSFDAGEWAKLAKDAGMGYMVMTARHHDGFSLWDSPGSYDSFTTMQADAHRDFVKEYTEAARRQGLRVGLYYSPLDWRFPGYFEPVEKYDNALLLKKQAYDQVEELMSSYGTIDILWYDGSWLAHKGSDAGGAWLWEPVKLNTMVRKHNPKTVINERSGWEGDFSCDEGPHDIGGAIIPFPWEKNFSIGGSWAWRPENRAMPFEKVMDLILNVFVRDGNALLNVTPDKDGVIPDDQVQLFREIGQWMHKNGESIYGTRGGPWQPVDGVYGSTFRDETVYVHVRNPEAFRSEKLPPLRQKVVACRTLEGEELAYTQDEAGISLTLPENLWQPVNTIIKLVLDGKAARE; via the coding sequence ATGCTTACGCCAACCGAGCTTGAGATCATGGATACCTTTCTGAAGGCGGCGGGAATGCCGGCGGAGGAGAAAGCGGAGTATCTGCGCCGTCAGCTGGATAATCTCTCGGAAGAGCAGCTGAATGAATATGCAGGGAAGATCAACCGTCACCAATCGACGCTGAACCCCGAAGAAACCTACTGGTTCTCGCTTCAGGAAGTGAAGAAGCTGATGCAGAACGAAGCCAACCGGCGCAAGCTTGAGAAGCGGGGGCTGACCTATTCGAACGGGGAGCCGTCGCCCATGAGCGGGGCGGAGCTTGCTTCCATGCTGAAGAGCAATGTCCGGTTCAAGAGCACCGACGGCATCAAGTGCCCGGAGCTTAAGCTGGTGGAGGAAGATCTACGCTGGTGGCGGGACGCCAAGCTGGGCATGTTCATCCATTGGGGCGCATACTCGATCATCGGACGCGGGGAGTGGGTGCGTCACCACGAGCAGATTCCGGAAGAGGAATACCGGAAGATTGCGATGTCCTTCAATCCGCAGTCGTTCGATGCGGGCGAATGGGCGAAGCTGGCCAAAGACGCCGGCATGGGCTACATGGTCATGACCGCGCGGCATCACGACGGCTTCTCGCTATGGGACAGCCCGGGCAGCTACGATTCTTTCACCACCATGCAGGCGGACGCCCACCGGGATTTCGTGAAAGAATACACGGAAGCGGCCCGCCGTCAGGGCCTCCGGGTCGGGCTCTATTATTCTCCGCTCGATTGGCGGTTCCCCGGCTACTTTGAGCCGGTGGAGAAGTATGACAACGCCCTTCTTCTCAAAAAACAAGCCTATGACCAGGTGGAAGAGCTGATGTCCTCCTATGGGACAATCGACATCCTCTGGTACGACGGGTCATGGCTTGCCCACAAAGGATCGGATGCGGGCGGAGCCTGGCTGTGGGAGCCCGTTAAGCTGAACACGATGGTTCGCAAGCATAACCCGAAGACGGTCATTAACGAGCGCTCCGGGTGGGAAGGGGATTTCTCCTGCGACGAGGGACCCCATGACATTGGCGGGGCAATCATCCCTTTTCCTTGGGAGAAGAATTTCAGCATTGGGGGTTCCTGGGCGTGGAGGCCGGAGAACCGGGCGATGCCTTTCGAGAAGGTAATGGATTTGATCCTGAACGTGTTTGTCCGGGACGGCAATGCTCTGTTGAACGTTACCCCGGATAAGGACGGAGTCATACCGGACGATCAGGTTCAGCTTTTCCGCGAAATCGGGCAATGGATGCATAAGAACGGTGAAAGCATTTATGGGACGCGCGGAGGGCCCTGGCAGCCGGTTGACGGCGTATACGGCTCTACCTTCCGTGACGAGACGGTTTATGTGCATGTTCGGAATCCCGAAGCCTTCCGTTCGGAAAAGCTTCCTCCCCTGCGTCAGAAGGTGGTAGCCTGCCGTACCCTGGAGGGAGAAGAGCTGGCGTATACCCAAGATGAGGCCGGAATTTCCCTAACCCTTCCCGAGAACCTGTGGCAGCCGGTCAATACGATTATCAAGCTGGTCCTGGATGGGAAAGCGGCCCGGGAATAA
- a CDS encoding Gfo/Idh/MocA family protein, protein MSRTYKLGVIGLGEGRSIISAALQSERWELINVCDLNEEVCRARREEFGLSRYTLRYEDLLNDPEIEVIAIYTPDQLHGRHILQALEAGKHVIVTKPLLHSLEEASSLLEAAKKAGKLVFVGQSSRFFEPMIHQRKDYEAGRHGEVDTVEAYYISDARWFLKRDWSRQKGFSWMHNFLSHPVDLAKWYLPGIEEVFGYGHSSRVNQEYGLSSPDTLRFLLRDGEGRIAQVSGSYTKPTLRQVDSGIGCTLRGSAGTSRALYSKLLYHTHFAGEGPMTHSYEEKHPYYFRFEGESHHAGEYQNYIEYFADCLDRGETPKPDLLEGIHTLAVMAAMERSRETGRPVKVDELLREYSLPVQGGETDAYANRA, encoded by the coding sequence ATGAGTCGAACCTACAAGCTGGGAGTAATCGGGCTGGGGGAGGGACGCAGCATCATCTCGGCGGCGCTTCAAAGCGAACGCTGGGAGTTGATCAATGTCTGTGACTTGAACGAGGAAGTCTGCCGCGCAAGAAGGGAGGAATTCGGCCTATCCCGTTATACCCTGCGTTATGAGGATTTGTTAAACGATCCGGAGATTGAGGTTATCGCCATCTATACTCCGGATCAGCTGCACGGCCGGCATATCCTGCAAGCGCTGGAAGCCGGAAAGCATGTGATCGTGACGAAGCCCCTCCTGCATTCGCTTGAGGAGGCCTCGTCCCTCCTGGAAGCGGCGAAGAAGGCGGGCAAGCTCGTGTTTGTGGGCCAGAGTTCCCGGTTCTTCGAACCGATGATTCATCAGCGGAAGGATTATGAAGCGGGACGCCACGGGGAAGTGGATACCGTGGAAGCGTATTACATTTCGGATGCCCGCTGGTTTCTGAAACGGGACTGGAGCCGGCAGAAGGGCTTCTCCTGGATGCACAATTTCCTCAGCCACCCGGTGGACCTGGCCAAATGGTACCTGCCGGGCATTGAGGAGGTTTTCGGATACGGTCACTCCAGCCGGGTGAACCAGGAGTACGGCTTGTCCTCACCCGATACTTTGCGGTTCCTGCTCCGGGACGGAGAAGGCCGGATTGCCCAGGTGAGCGGGTCCTATACGAAGCCGACGCTCCGCCAGGTCGATTCGGGGATCGGCTGCACGCTTCGCGGCTCGGCCGGGACCAGCCGGGCGCTGTATTCCAAGCTGCTTTACCACACCCATTTTGCCGGTGAGGGGCCGATGACGCATTCCTACGAGGAGAAGCATCCCTATTATTTCCGCTTCGAGGGGGAAAGCCACCATGCGGGCGAATACCAGAATTATATCGAGTATTTCGCCGATTGCCTGGACCGGGGAGAGACCCCGAAGCCGGATCTTCTGGAAGGAATTCATACACTGGCGGTCATGGCCGCCATGGAAAGAAGCCGGGAGACCGGGCGGCCGGTGAAGGTCGACGAGCTTCTGCGTGAATATTCTCTTCCGGTACAAGGAGGTGAGACGGATGCTTACGCCAACCGAGCTTGA
- a CDS encoding glycosyl hydrolase family 95 catalytic domain-containing protein yields the protein MSKAEPIKPDYTIPWTLETRYCHDGIPLSNGVFGALVWFQPGKIMLTINRADYWDHRGGTIWREDGTYDRLKTLLQGGDFEGARSLYPTMQLNGKEKRPTRLAMGRYDLQLKEGISIVSASLQLEEAEAVIRLRADEEEWVVRISVPMERNMLAVSCSGECLADLEAKPSYSFAQVKAYFDDFGIPAPQVDRTGWVQELPEDPACAVRAECSPSGLWISAEYGPDAEAAGKAAEARLSEVRESSYDKELMATKRHWRALWQQTADIFLSDREIETMYYLGLYRMLGNSMPGKLAPSLQGPWAEEYRNPPWSCDYHFNINVQECLWPAYGANLLDCLQPLFTMIDGWKPIIAENAKRFVGIDDGYMLGHSVDDRGRPVGGMWTGTIDQANTSWVAQMMWLYARYAGDEAYMINEVYPFMRKALNVFYAMMEREEDTYSLPVSVSPEYGGSSPDGLGRNSTFFLVNVHFLCEKLLELEERYRLDADYAAFAADIQTKLPPYTAGPRQYQEFGRKPGLELYLWEGQPLAECHRHHSHLAGIYPFDTVNLEDAVQAEVVKNAYKSWVDKGMGRWAGWSMPWASILHNRLGYPDMALLSLRLLREVFMMPSYATQHNGSYGGFTQFVGGETMQVEASIAASAAVLEMFVQCVRGTVRVFTGLSSRFKDAAFSGIRAEGAFLLSGRKENGAVQSVTVFSEGDAVLRLANPFGGAAELYRDGKTTEMSGNLLEVKLKAGETVEWRAAAEIREGVESR from the coding sequence GTGAGTAAGGCGGAGCCGATTAAACCGGATTATACGATTCCCTGGACGCTGGAAACCCGCTACTGCCATGACGGAATCCCGTTGTCCAACGGAGTGTTCGGCGCTTTGGTCTGGTTTCAGCCAGGGAAGATTATGCTGACCATCAACCGGGCGGATTATTGGGATCACCGCGGCGGAACCATTTGGCGGGAGGACGGCACCTATGACCGGCTAAAGACCCTTCTTCAGGGCGGGGATTTTGAAGGGGCCCGCAGCCTCTACCCGACGATGCAGCTGAACGGCAAGGAAAAGCGGCCGACCCGGCTTGCCATGGGCCGGTATGATCTTCAGCTGAAGGAAGGAATCTCTATCGTCTCCGCTTCTTTGCAGCTCGAAGAAGCGGAAGCCGTTATCCGCCTGCGTGCGGATGAGGAGGAATGGGTGGTCCGGATCAGCGTTCCGATGGAACGAAACATGCTCGCCGTTTCTTGCAGCGGGGAATGCCTGGCGGATCTCGAGGCCAAGCCTTCCTACAGCTTTGCCCAGGTCAAAGCCTATTTCGACGACTTCGGGATCCCCGCCCCCCAGGTGGACCGGACGGGCTGGGTACAGGAGCTACCCGAGGACCCGGCCTGCGCCGTTCGCGCGGAATGCTCGCCTTCCGGGCTATGGATCTCAGCCGAGTACGGACCTGATGCGGAAGCAGCAGGGAAAGCCGCGGAAGCCCGGCTAAGCGAGGTCCGGGAGTCTTCCTACGATAAAGAGCTTATGGCAACCAAGCGGCACTGGCGTGCGTTGTGGCAGCAGACGGCGGATATCTTCCTTTCGGACCGGGAGATCGAGACCATGTATTATTTGGGACTCTACCGCATGCTGGGCAATTCCATGCCGGGCAAGCTGGCGCCGAGCCTTCAGGGACCTTGGGCTGAGGAGTACCGGAATCCGCCCTGGAGCTGTGATTATCACTTCAATATCAATGTGCAGGAATGCTTATGGCCGGCTTACGGAGCCAACTTGCTGGACTGCCTGCAGCCTCTATTCACCATGATCGACGGCTGGAAACCGATTATCGCGGAAAATGCCAAACGCTTTGTCGGAATTGACGACGGGTATATGCTGGGCCATTCAGTCGATGACCGGGGCCGGCCGGTAGGAGGAATGTGGACCGGGACCATCGATCAGGCCAACACTTCCTGGGTGGCCCAGATGATGTGGCTGTATGCCCGCTACGCCGGGGACGAAGCCTATATGATCAACGAGGTCTATCCTTTCATGAGGAAGGCGCTGAATGTCTTCTACGCCATGATGGAGCGGGAAGAGGATACTTATTCCCTGCCGGTCTCCGTTTCGCCGGAGTACGGCGGCTCGAGTCCGGACGGTCTCGGCCGCAACTCCACGTTCTTTCTCGTTAACGTTCACTTTCTGTGCGAGAAGCTTCTCGAGCTGGAGGAGCGTTACCGGCTCGATGCCGATTATGCAGCCTTCGCGGCCGACATTCAAACGAAGCTGCCTCCCTATACCGCAGGCCCCCGCCAATATCAGGAATTCGGCCGCAAGCCCGGTCTAGAGCTCTATTTATGGGAAGGGCAGCCGCTTGCGGAATGCCACCGGCATCATTCCCACCTGGCAGGCATCTATCCGTTTGACACCGTCAATTTGGAGGATGCGGTGCAGGCCGAGGTGGTCAAGAACGCCTACAAATCGTGGGTGGATAAAGGGATGGGACGCTGGGCGGGCTGGTCGATGCCTTGGGCCTCCATCCTCCATAACCGGCTCGGGTACCCGGACATGGCGCTGCTGTCGCTTCGTCTTCTGAGAGAAGTCTTTATGATGCCGAGCTATGCCACCCAGCATAACGGAAGCTATGGGGGCTTCACCCAATTCGTCGGAGGCGAAACGATGCAGGTGGAGGCTTCGATTGCCGCCTCGGCCGCCGTTCTTGAAATGTTCGTCCAATGTGTCCGGGGGACGGTAAGGGTCTTCACCGGGCTTTCTTCGAGGTTCAAGGACGCCGCATTTTCGGGGATTCGGGCGGAAGGAGCTTTTCTCCTATCCGGCCGGAAGGAGAACGGAGCCGTTCAGTCGGTTACGGTGTTTAGTGAGGGCGACGCGGTCCTGCGGCTTGCCAATCCCTTTGGAGGAGCAGCCGAGCTATACCGGGACGGCAAGACGACGGAGATGTCGGGGAACCTTTTGGAAGTGAAGCTGAAAGCAGGCGAGACGGTCGAGTGGAGGGCCGCTGCCGAGATACGGGAAGGGGTGGAAAGCCGATGA
- a CDS encoding mandelate racemase/muconate lactonizing enzyme family protein — MRITDVLLDIVSIPRYTGFVCQHGLIRIMTDEGIVGIGEMSDFSHLPKYSLDARDLQATLRAHLVGRDPFDLVGINGEVAGLFPETMYYYEKGTFVRCGVDLALHDLVGKALGVNVSTLLGGRLRDKLKVCYPIFRSRTLEEVKANVDVVRQRFAQGFDVFRLYAGVNPDADEAFLDAVRQEFGSRVTIKSLDFSHLLDWKSALRVTKRLLPYGVQLIESPAVRNDFEGLRHFRLAVDLPVSEHVWSFKQLHDMLRHDSVDIFNIALIFIGGFAAARKAAAAAEVAGKGVLIGTTQELSLGTAAQALLGASLPNLNAISDPTGPELYIDDVTTAPVRYENGYLLVPDASKPGLGMDIDWNKVERLRIEGFHWSAERVANLQDRTSAS; from the coding sequence GTGAGAATTACCGATGTTCTGCTGGATATCGTCAGCATCCCCCGTTATACGGGCTTCGTCTGCCAGCACGGCTTGATCCGGATCATGACCGATGAAGGGATCGTCGGAATCGGAGAAATGTCCGACTTCTCCCATTTGCCGAAATATTCGCTGGATGCGCGGGATTTGCAGGCGACCCTCCGGGCACACCTCGTCGGACGCGATCCGTTCGATCTGGTGGGGATAAACGGAGAGGTGGCCGGTCTGTTCCCCGAAACGATGTATTACTACGAGAAGGGTACCTTTGTCCGCTGCGGTGTTGATCTGGCTTTGCACGACCTTGTGGGCAAGGCCCTCGGGGTTAACGTAAGCACGCTTCTGGGAGGACGTCTGCGGGATAAGCTGAAGGTGTGCTACCCCATTTTCCGGTCCCGGACTCTGGAGGAAGTTAAGGCGAATGTGGATGTCGTCCGGCAGCGATTCGCCCAAGGCTTTGACGTCTTCCGGCTGTATGCGGGCGTAAACCCGGATGCGGATGAAGCGTTTCTCGATGCGGTCCGGCAGGAATTCGGCAGCCGGGTGACCATCAAATCGCTTGATTTCAGCCACCTGCTGGACTGGAAAAGCGCCCTTCGGGTGACGAAGCGTCTTCTTCCTTACGGAGTACAGCTCATTGAAAGTCCGGCGGTGCGCAACGATTTTGAAGGCTTGAGGCACTTCCGCTTGGCGGTCGATCTGCCGGTAAGCGAGCACGTCTGGAGCTTCAAGCAGCTGCACGATATGCTCCGCCACGATTCGGTGGATATCTTCAACATTGCGCTGATCTTTATCGGCGGATTCGCAGCGGCACGCAAAGCGGCGGCGGCCGCGGAAGTGGCCGGCAAGGGGGTTCTGATCGGGACGACCCAAGAGCTGTCGCTCGGGACGGCGGCTCAAGCACTGCTGGGCGCAAGCCTGCCTAACTTGAACGCGATCTCCGATCCGACCGGACCGGAGCTGTATATAGACGATGTAACCACCGCGCCGGTTCGCTACGAGAACGGATATCTTCTCGTGCCGGATGCCTCGAAGCCGGGGCTTGGAATGGACATCGATTGGAACAAGGTGGAGCGTCTGCGGATCGAAGGGTTTCACTGGAGCGCTGAACGGGTCGCCAATCTGCAGGACCGCACGAGCGCCTCATAA